A single region of the Mus caroli chromosome 16, CAROLI_EIJ_v1.1, whole genome shotgun sequence genome encodes:
- the B3gnt5 gene encoding lactosylceramide 1,3-N-acetyl-beta-D-glucosaminyltransferase yields the protein MRLFVSRRRVKRWXFFHFFATCFILSFMVFWSPINNYVMSHMKSFSYRYLVNSYGFVNNSLSLKHSSAQPRYPYLINHREKCQDQDVLLLLFIKTXPENYGRRSAIRKTWGNENYVQSQLNANIKILFALGTPGPRKGKELQKRLIWEDQVYKDVIQQDFIDSFHNLTFXFLLQFSWANTFCPHAKFLMTADDDIFIHMPNLIEYLQGLEQIGVRDFWVGHVHRGGPPVRDKSSKYYVPYEXYKWPAYPDXTAGAAYVVSRDVAAKIYEASQTVNSSMYIDDVFMGLCANXVGIVPQDHVFFSGEGKIPYHPCIYEKMMTSHGHLQDLQDLWMEATHXKVKNISKGFFGQIYCRLVKIVLLCRLTYRNSYPCWAAFA from the coding sequence ATGAGACTGTTCGTTAGCAGAAGAAGAGTCAAAAGATGGAANTTTTTTCACTTTTTTGCCACTTGTTTTATATTAAGCTTCATGGTTTTTTGGAGCCCAATCAATAATTACGTCATGAGCCATATGAAGTCCTTCTCCTACAGATACCTCGTAAATAGCTATGGCTTTGTAAACAATTCCCTGTCTCTCAAGCACAGCTCTGCNCAGCCTCGCTACCCATACTTGATCAACCACAGAGAGAAGTGTCAGGATCAAGATGTCCTCCTCTTACTGTTTATAAAGACTNCCCCTGAAAACTATGGCCGACGTTCTGCAATCAGAAAAACATGGGGCAATGAGAACTATGTTCAGTCTCAACTCAATGCCAACATCAAAATTCTGTTTGCNTTAGGAACTCCTGGTCCACGGAAGGGAAAAGAACTGCAAAAAAGACTGATCTGGGAAGATCAAGTGTACAAGGATGTAATTCAGCAAGATTTCATTGATTCTTTCCACAATCTTACTTTTAANTTCCTTCTTCAGTTCAGCTGGGCAAATACCTTTTGCCCACATGCCAAATTCCTGATGACTGCTGATGATGATATATTTATCCACATGCCAAATCTCATTGAATATCTTCAAGGGCTAGAGCAGATTGGAGTTCGAGACTTTTGGGTTGGTCACGTTCATCGAGGTGGCCCTCCTGTTAGAGATAAAAGCAGCAAATACTATGTTCCCTATGAAATNTACAAGTGGCCAGCCTACCCCGACNATACAGCTGGTGCTGCCTATGTTGTCTCCAGAGATGTAGCTGCCAAAATCTATGAGGCATCGCAGACAGTGAATTCCAGTATGTACATAGATGATGTATTCATGGGCCTCTGTGCCAATAANGTGGGAATAGTGCCACAGGACCATGTATTTTTCTCTGGGGAAGGGAAAATTCCTTATCATCCCTGCATCTATGAAAAGATGATGACATCTCACGGACACTTACAAGATCTGCAGGACCTCTGGATGGAGGCTACACATNCTAAAGTAAAGAACATTTCAAAAGGGTTTTTTGGTCAAATATACTGCAGGTTAGTTAAGATAGTTCTTCTCTGCAGACTGACTTACAGGAATTCATACCCTTGTTGGGCTGCATTTGCTTAG